From the Mycobacterium sp. 155 genome, the window GGGTGGCGCACTGGGCGGCGGCCAAACCCGACGAGGAGGCCATCACCTATCTCAGTCGGACGTGGACATGGTCGCAGTGGTATGGCCGCATCTGCCGGGCCACCGGTGCTCTGAGCGCACGGGGCATCAAACGTGGTGATGTCGTCGCGTTCCTGGACAAGAACCACCCGGCCTGTGCGGAGGTGGTGCTGGCCGCCGCGGCGCTGGGCGCGGCCACCGCCATCATCAACTTCCGGCTCTCCGCCGACGAAATAAACTATGTGCTCAACGATTCCGGGGCCAAGCTGTTGTTCGTCGGGGCCGAGCTGCGGCCCGGTGTCGAGGCCATCCGCGACGCACTGCCGGGCGTTGCAGAGCTCATCGAGGTCAAACCGGACGGTGACGACGAGTACGAGGCGATGCTCGCCGCAGCGACGCCGCAGGGCCGTGCGCCGGATGTTCAGAGCGACGATGTCTGCATCATCATGTACTCCTCGGGCACCACGGGTCGGCCCAAAGGTGTTGCGCTCACCCAGGCCAACGTCATCGCCCACACCGTCAACGCGTTCGACAGCTGGGTTGCCGAGCCGAATGACAAGAACCTCGTGGCGATGCCGCTGTTCCACGTCGGTGGGACGTCGTACCTGCAGTACGGCCTGCACCACGGCGTCCCGAGCTATATGACGCGCGATGTCGACGCTGTCGCCTTGGCCGGTGGCATCCTCGCCGGTGCCAACCGGACCTTCCTGGTGCCCGCGGTGTTGGCCAAGGTGCTCGAATCCGGACCGGACGCGGTGAAACTGTTCGGCGGCTTGAAAACCTATGCCTACGGCGCGTCGCCGATGCCGCTGCCGTTGCTGCGTCAGGCGCTGCAGGCCTGGCCCGAGACCGATTTCATCCAGGTGTACGGGTTGACCGAGGTGTGTGGAGCGATCACCCGGCTGATGCCCGAGGACCACCGCTCGGGCGATGAGGAGCGCATGGTCAGCGCGGGCACCCTCGTTCCCGAAGGTGAGCTGAGGGTCGTCGACCCCAACACGCTCGAAGACGTCCCATCTGGCCTCCAGGGCGAATTATGGTTCCGCACACCGCAGTTGATGAAGGGCTATCACAACAAGCCGGAGGCCACCGCCGAGGCGATCACTCCCGACGGCTGGTTCCGTACCGGCGACATCGGCCGTGTCGATCCCGACGGCTTCGTGTTCGTCGAGGACCGGCTCAAGGACATGATCATCTCCGGCGGGGAGAACATCTACTCGATCGAGGTCGAGCGGGTGCTGGCCGAGCATCCCGCGGTCATCGAGGTCGCGGTGTTCGGCGTGCCCGACGAAAAGTGGGGGGAGGCGGTGAAAGCCGTGGTCGCCGTCGAGGGTGAAGCCTCCGAAGCCGATCTGATCGCGTGGGCGCGCGAGCGGCTGGCCGCTTACAAGTGTCCCAAGACCGTCGATTTCATGGAGGCACTGCCGCGCAACCCCACCGGCAAGATCATGAAGAAGGATCTGCGCAAGCCGCACTGGGAGGGGCGCGACCGCACCACCGTGTGAGGCAGCATGTGAGGCGTGCCATCACTTGATGATCTGCTCGAGCGCCTGCATGTGGTCGCCCTGCCCATGCGGGTCCGGTTTCGTGGCATCACCGTTCGGGAGCTCGCGCTGATCGACGGGCCTGCCGGCTGGGGTGAGTTCGGCGCGTTCGTCGAATACCAGCCGCCCGAGGCCGTGGCCTGGCTGGCCTCGGGCATCGAGGCCGCCTACCGGCCGGCCCCCGCCGATGCTGCGGGACCGGGTGCCGATCAACGCGACCGTTCCGGCGGTCGACGCGGCCCGGGTACCCGAGTTGCTCGACCGGTTTCCCGGTGCGCGGACCGCGAAGGTCAAGGTGGCCGAGGCCGGGCAGTCCCTGGCCGACGACGTCGCGCGGGTCAACGCCGTGCGGGAACGCGTGCCGACCGTGCGGGTCGACGCCAACGCGGGTTGGACCGTGCCCGAGGCGGTCGACGCCGCGGCCGCGCTAACCGCCGACGGTAGCCTCGAGTACCTCGAACAGCCTTGTGCCACAGTCGAAGAGCTGGCGTCGCTCCGCAGGATGATCGACGTGCCGATCGCTGCCGACGAGTCGATCCGCAAGGCGGAGGATCCGCTGCGCGTGGTGCGGGCCGGGGCCGCCGACGTGGCCGTGCTGAAGGTGGCACCGCTGGGTGGGGTGTCGCGGATGCTCGACATCGCTGCGCAGATCGACATCCCGATCGTGGTGTCCAGTGCGCTGGATTCCGCGGTCGGTATCGGCCGGGGGCTCTTGGCGGCCGCAGCGCTGCCCAAGTTGCACCATGCCTGCGGGCTGGGCACCGGTGGGCTGTTCGTCGAGGACGTCGTTGCGCCTACGGTTCCGGTCGACGGATTCCTGCCTGTCGGGCCGGTGGTGCCGGATCCGGATCGGCTCGCCGCGCTCGCTACATCCCCGGACCGTCGGCAATGGTGGATCGACCGGGTGCGGGCTTGTTATCCGTTGTTGGGGTAGGCGCTTACTCTAGGGAACCTGCTCCGGTCGTTTGACACTATGGCGATGCGAATCGGCATCATGGACCCGGTGATTGCGTCCCGCCCGACGGTGGATTCGTTCACCCGGGCGAGTTACCTGAGCGCCGTCGCCTGTGGCGCCGACTCCTTCTGGGCACCTGATCACCTCAACGCGTTGTTTCCCAGAACGTTGTGGCAGCCGAAGTTTTCTGCGGGCGCAGCGGTCTTGCCTTCGGCGGATGCCTATCTGGAGCCGTGGACCATGCTCGGCAACATCGCGGCCCGCAACCGGGTGGCCCGGCTGACGCTGGGTGTCTCGGTGACCGACACCGGTCGCCGCAACCCAGCGGTCACCGCGCAGGCCGCGGCGACGATGAACTTGCTCACGAGGGGCCGGTTCATCCTGGGCATCGGTACCGGTGAACGTGAGGGCAACGAGCCCTACGGCGTGGAGTGGTCGAAGCCGGTGGCGCGCTTCGAGGAGGCCATGGCCACCATTCGGGCCTTATGGGATTCCAAAGGTGAACTGGTGAACCGGGATTCGCCATACTTTCCATTGCGCAACGCGCTCTTCGCCCTGCCGGCGTATCGCGGAAAGTGGCCGCCGATCTGGATCGCCGCCCACGGCCCGCGCATGCTGCGGGCGGTCGGACGGTACGCCGACGGATACTTCCCGGCGTTCCCGCACACCCCGAAGGAATATGCGGAGCGCCTTGAAGTGATCCGAACCGCGGCATCCGATGCCGGGCGCGACCCGATGTCGATCACCCCGGCGCTGTGGGTCATGGTCGTGGCAGGGCGCAACCGAGCCGACGTCGATGAGGCGCTCGATTCGGAGGTCACTAAAGCCGGTGCGCTGCTCGCCTCGGATCATTTCTTCGCGCGGCATGGAGCGCAGCATCCGTTGGGCGTCGGGTTCACCGGTGCGCAGGACATCCTGCCGCAGGACTGGGACGAGGAGACTGCCCAGTCCTACATCAAGTCCGTACCGCTGTCACTGTTGCGTGAGATGTACCTGTGCGGCACCCCGGATGAAATCGTCGACCGCGCAGCGGAGTGGCGCGACTCGGGCGTTCGTCACCTCGTGGTGGTCAACGTCGGCCCGCTGCAGCGCAGCCTACGCAAGGGGATGCTGTCGACGGTTCTCTTCGGTCGAGCGGTTCGCAAGCTCAAGAAGCTGTAGTCCCACCTGTTGGCCCAGGTGTCTCGGGTTCGGTGCTGCTGGCCGCCGCGGGCATTCTGCGCGGGCGCCGAGCCACGTCGCACTGGACGCCGTACGCGCCTGGCGCTGAATCGGGGCAGTAAGGTCGGCCGGGTGAACCTGGCTTACGACGAACGAGGCAAGGGTGAGCCGGTGCTCTTCATCGCCGGCCGCGGAGGCGCCGGGCGCACCTGGCATCTGCATCAGGTGCCGGAGTTCCAGCGTGCGGGCTATCGCTGCATCACCTTCGACAACCGGGGCGTGGGTGCAACCGAGAACGCCGAGGGATTCGACACCGCCCAGATGGTGGCCGACACCGCCGAGCTCATCGAGAAGCTCGACGTGGCACCGGCCCGTGTCGTCGGCGTCTCGATGGGATCGTTCATCGCCCAGGAACTGATGCTGGCCCGGCCCGATCTGGTGCACTCGGCAGTACTGCTGGCCACCCGCGGTCGTCATGACCGTGCGCGCGAGTTCTTTCGAGACGCCGAACGTGAACTGGAGCGTTCGGGGGTTCAGCTGCCACGGCTATTCGATGCGAAAGTACGTATGTTGGAAAGCTTTTCACCCAAGACCCTCAACAACGACGTGGCGGCGCGGGACTGGAGTGAGATGTTCACCATGTGGCCGACCAAGCAAACCCCCGGCCTGCGTACCCAACTCGACGTCGGTCCGGACGGCAACCGGTTGCCTGCTTACGGAGCCATCCATACGCCGGTGCTCGTCGTCGGGTTCGCCGACGACGTGGTGTTGCCGCCACATCTGGGGCAGGAAGTGGCAGAGGCCATCCCGAACGCCCGCTACCTGGAGATACCCGATACCGGCCACCTGGGATTCATCGAGAAACCGCAGGAAGTCAACGCCGCGATCCTCAATTTCTTCGCTGAATCGCGAGCCCAATAGGCTGTGGGGGTGAACCCATCGACGGCACAAGCCCGTGTCGTCGTCGACGAACTCATTCGCGGCGGCGTCCGCGACGTTGTGCTGTGCCCCGGATCACGCAACGCTCCGTTCGCGTTCGCGTTGGCCGATGCTGACCGGGCCGGGCGGATCCGTCTGCACGTGCGTATCGACGAACGGACCGCCGGCTACCTGGCCATCGGGCTTGCGGTCGCCGAACATGCCCCTGTTTGCGTAGCCATGACCTCCGGCACGGCGGTCGCCAACCTCGGGCCCGCGGTGGTCGAAGCCAATTACGCGCGGGTTCCGCTGATCGTGCTGAGCGCCAACCGACCGTATGAGCTGCTCGGCACCGGCGCCAACCAGACCTTCGAACAGCTCGGCTATTTCGGTACCCAGGTGCGGGCCAACGTCAGTCTCGGACTGGCCCCTGATCTCACCGGTGGCGCGCATGGCGAGATGGATGCGCTCAATGCCCAGTGGCGGTCGGCGACCTGCCGGGTGCTCGCGGCCGCCACCGGTTCCCGCACCGCGAACGCC encodes:
- a CDS encoding LLM class flavin-dependent oxidoreductase, coding for MAMRIGIMDPVIASRPTVDSFTRASYLSAVACGADSFWAPDHLNALFPRTLWQPKFSAGAAVLPSADAYLEPWTMLGNIAARNRVARLTLGVSVTDTGRRNPAVTAQAAATMNLLTRGRFILGIGTGEREGNEPYGVEWSKPVARFEEAMATIRALWDSKGELVNRDSPYFPLRNALFALPAYRGKWPPIWIAAHGPRMLRAVGRYADGYFPAFPHTPKEYAERLEVIRTAASDAGRDPMSITPALWVMVVAGRNRADVDEALDSEVTKAGALLASDHFFARHGAQHPLGVGFTGAQDILPQDWDEETAQSYIKSVPLSLLREMYLCGTPDEIVDRAAEWRDSGVRHLVVVNVGPLQRSLRKGMLSTVLFGRAVRKLKKL
- a CDS encoding AMP-binding protein, which codes for MSDLPTPKFLDERVAHWAAAKPDEEAITYLSRTWTWSQWYGRICRATGALSARGIKRGDVVAFLDKNHPACAEVVLAAAALGAATAIINFRLSADEINYVLNDSGAKLLFVGAELRPGVEAIRDALPGVAELIEVKPDGDDEYEAMLAAATPQGRAPDVQSDDVCIIMYSSGTTGRPKGVALTQANVIAHTVNAFDSWVAEPNDKNLVAMPLFHVGGTSYLQYGLHHGVPSYMTRDVDAVALAGGILAGANRTFLVPAVLAKVLESGPDAVKLFGGLKTYAYGASPMPLPLLRQALQAWPETDFIQVYGLTEVCGAITRLMPEDHRSGDEERMVSAGTLVPEGELRVVDPNTLEDVPSGLQGELWFRTPQLMKGYHNKPEATAEAITPDGWFRTGDIGRVDPDGFVFVEDRLKDMIISGGENIYSIEVERVLAEHPAVIEVAVFGVPDEKWGEAVKAVVAVEGEASEADLIAWARERLAAYKCPKTVDFMEALPRNPTGKIMKKDLRKPHWEGRDRTTV
- a CDS encoding alpha/beta fold hydrolase, with the translated sequence MNLAYDERGKGEPVLFIAGRGGAGRTWHLHQVPEFQRAGYRCITFDNRGVGATENAEGFDTAQMVADTAELIEKLDVAPARVVGVSMGSFIAQELMLARPDLVHSAVLLATRGRHDRAREFFRDAERELERSGVQLPRLFDAKVRMLESFSPKTLNNDVAARDWSEMFTMWPTKQTPGLRTQLDVGPDGNRLPAYGAIHTPVLVVGFADDVVLPPHLGQEVAEAIPNARYLEIPDTGHLGFIEKPQEVNAAILNFFAESRAQ